One segment of Coffea arabica cultivar ET-39 chromosome 7c, Coffea Arabica ET-39 HiFi, whole genome shotgun sequence DNA contains the following:
- the LOC113697795 gene encoding probable calcium-binding protein CML29: MAQEGPLSAELDMLSHVLRLVEAFRAFDADSDGQISSAELGGIMGSLGYNPAEADIQAMMQKGDTNKDGLLSITEFLDLNTKDLGLGGLSTILRRVFAALDFQGEEFVTGEELFEVVENMGQDLSLEDCQSIIASVDGDGDGAISFEDFKLIVTALL; this comes from the coding sequence aTGGCTCAAGAGGGGCCTCTATCTGCTGAACTTGATATGCTTAGTCATGTTCTGAGGCTGGTGGAGGCTTTTCGGGCTTTCGACGCTGACAGTGATGGCCAAATTTCTTCAGCAGAGCTTGGTGGGATCATGGGATCACTAGGATACAATCCAGCTGAGGCAGATATTCAGGCTATGATGCAAAAAGGTGACACTAACAAAGATGGACTGCTAAGCATTACAGAGTTTCTTGATTTGAACACCAAGGACCTTGGACTTGGTGGCCTCTCAACTATTCTCAGGAGGGTTTTTGCGGCCTTGGATTTTCAGGGGGAAGAGTTTGTGACCGGGGAAGAGCTGTTTGAAGTTGTGGAAAATATGGGACAAGATTTGTCTCTTGAAGATTGCCAGAGTATTATTGCTTCTGTTGATGGAGATGGAGATGGAGCTATAAGTTTTGAGGACTTCAAGCTTATTGTCACTGCCCTCCTCTAG
- the LOC113697794 gene encoding pentatricopeptide repeat-containing protein At5g25630-like, translated as MGMMMMKTTTMKRRASSAVIVSIARSQEAAASLGTPAPAGCTTLASFLSAFPNHKPHLAFYSAISIKFKSSSEKALKFQPELRNDINNVNSLDDALSLFERMARMRPLPSVIDFTQLLDRIVKMEKHYSSVVSLFRDMCVQGIPVDEATLNIMINCCCVVGRVDLAFSTLSGFFKRGFVPNVVTFSTLLKGLFRDHKVPEAQELFKKIIKEKLCKPNETMLGIVIDGLCKAGNTQTAIDLLRAMEKRGRPCKPTAIIYNTVIDSLCKDKMVDEGLALLQDIPPNVVTYSCLIHGLCNLSRWEDVDKLFYEMKVYKIVPDVISFNIVVDALCKEGHIEDAEEVVRIMIQQGQNPNLVTYTSLMDGYCLQRRIDDTRRVFDTMVASGFTPNLHSYGILINAYYKTKKLEAAMKLFREIPHKGLTLDIVLYNTVAGVI; from the coding sequence ATggggatgatgatgatgaagacgaCGACGATGAAGAGAAGAGCTTCTTCTGCGGTGATTGTTTCTATTGCTCGGTCTCAGGAAGCAGCGGCTTCATTAGGTACTCCTGCTCCTGCAGGTTGTACTACTCTTGCATCATTCCTCTCTGCATTCCCAAACCATAAACCCCATTTGGCTTTTTATTCTGCTATTAGTATTAAATTTAAGAGTTCTTCTGAAAAAGCTCTGAAATTTCAACCTGAATTAAGGAATGATATTAATAATGTCAACAGTCTTGATGATGCTTTGAGCTTGTTCGAGCGGATGGCTCGGATGAGGCCTCTGCCTTCCGTCATTGATTTCACTCAATTGCTGGACCGTATTGTTAAGATGGAGAAGCATTATTCTTCagttgtttccctttttagagaTATGTGTGTCCAGGGCATTCCTGTTGATGAGGCCACCCTTAATATAATGATTAATTGTTGCTGCGTTGTGGGCCGAGTGGATTTAGCTTTTTCTACATTGTCTGGCTTCTTCAAACGTGGTTTTGTCCCTAATGTGGTCACCTTTAGCACTTTACTTAAGGGACTCTTCCGAGACCATAAGGTTCCTGAGGCGCAAGAATTGTTCAAAAAGATAATCAAAGAAAAACTTTGTAAACCCAACGAAACTATGTTGGGCATTGTGATAGATGGGCTCTGTAAGGCAGGAAACACTCAAACAGCCATCGACTTGCTCAGAGCTATGGAAAAACGAGGAAGACCTTGTAAACCTACTGCAATTATTTACAATACCGTCATTGATAGCTTGTGCAAGGATAAAATGGTTGATGAAGGTCTTGCCCTCTTACAGGACATTCCCCCGAATGTTGTCACTTACAGTTGTTTGATTCATGGTCTGTGCAACCTAAGCAGATGGGAGGACGTTGACAAGCTCTTTTATGAGATGAAGGTTTATAAAATTGTTCCAGATGTTATTTCTTTTAACATAGTGGTGGATGCACTATGTAAGGAAGGGCATATAGAAGATGCTGAAGAGGTAGTCCGGATCATGATCCAGCAAGGTCAAAATCCCAACCTGGTCACATACACTTCCTTAATGGATGGGTACTGTTTACAGAGGCGAATAGATGACACAAGGAGAGTTTTCGATACCATGGTTGCTAGCGGCTTTACACCCAATCTCCATAGCTATGGTATTCTAATAAATGCCTATTACAAGACCAAGAAATTGGAAGCAGCCATGAAGCTCTTTCGAGAGATTCCACATAAAGGTTTAACACTTGATATTGTTCTTTATAACACTGTTGCAGGGGTTATTTAG